In Ooceraea biroi isolate clonal line C1 chromosome 1, Obir_v5.4, whole genome shotgun sequence, the genomic stretch GACAGCGAATCTGTTTTCTTAACGATCGCGTTTATGCTTCTCGTGAGCAAATTGTCATCGATGGACAACGACGATATCATGGGACGTAATCGAGCCCGCAGCGTAGCTTCCATCGAGTGTCTCTGATTGTTCTCGGCCACTATACCGTCGGAAACAAAGTAGTACCTGTGAAAAGGAACacgttgttattattattatgtacaaatttatatacaaaaatattttatataatattacatttatataattatgtttatatattcatataataattatataaaattcgaaTTACTGCTAAGCACGTTATCTTTCTCTTATCATTTAATTCCGAGATTATGGATTTTCTTCTTATACCTGGGGCATTCTATGGCGGCTGAAACGTTCAAGGAGCGCGCGATAAGGTTGTACAAGATTTGCCCATTAAGAAAGGCATCGTTTGAGCCGAGCACTCCGCGCAGTCCACACATCCCCACCTCATGATGGAAGACAACGGGAATAAACGCGGACAAGCCGTTACTATCGATATCATCCAACAGAAATCCAGTTTCGGTCATATTTCCAAGACCTAAAGGTGAGTTTAAGCCACTGCAACGTTTGTACAATGATGAATTGGTACAGTGGTGACATATAATTACGTCTAACGCAAGTATAACTGATTAGTGGGATACTTACGATAAGACACTAACGTACGTATCTTGCCAGTCTACCGCCATGACTCCAGTATACATTTCTCTTCCTACTAAAATTGTAAGAGTTTTGTTACGTGAAAGCATTATGATCTTCAAGTTAGCAAGGTTTCCAAGATACAAATCGGATGAATAAGAATTTGAGACGATATGTAAGTTGGATGAGACTAATTTATGAAACTAATATGCTGAAATCAAAACGAGACAGATGCTGCGGTTTTGTTTCGGATCTTCCTTAGCAGTGAAAAAGAAAGCGCTGAATGATCCTGCGATTGTAACGTCTCTAAATTTAAAGGAAACATCGTTCGAGcgttctttattaattattagataattatgTATTGCACGAGAAACAACggaacatataatatttacatttaataattcctTCGTGTATAAAAATGAACCAATTCAACGTTTCAATAGACAATGCAACATACGAGTGCATTCAACTCACCGTGTTGCACGTTTTGCGAGGACGGCAGGTACAAGTGCATCAGTGCTTGAGCAGCCAGCACTTGCGACTCGATCGTGGACGCATTTCCCACGTAAACTGGGAGACTCTCCAACGCTTCGAGTACTGCTTGCATGAAAGGTGCGTGCGATGGATAGTAGACGGTATGACGATGCAACGTCGAGCTCTCCGCAATTGTGACTGCAGGCTTGTAATTGGCCAGCTGCTCCAGTAATCCCTCGTGTAAAATATCGTCGTGCATAACTTTGTGCGACAAAGTGCCGTTATAGAGCACTGCGAAAGAAAACGAtaagcgaaataaaaaaataacaagtaAGAAACTGCTGGATCCGCAAATTAACTCGAAGATTTGTTCCATGTAATTTTGCGAGCAGACAAAATATCAAAACGTTAGTGCACAGAAATCGCACCTTCAGCGCCAAATGCTGCCACGACGTCCAACGTGCTCGCGAGCTCGTGCAGTTGCAACGTGTCTCCTGGATTCGGAGAGCCGTAAAGCGTTCCGTGATTCGTGCTTCTCGATATTTCATCCGCAAGATCCTTAGATACGACGAATCCCTCTCGGGCTAACTTCGCGGAAGGCTGTACGGCGTCGCGCCACGGCAGGCTGCCATACGTCTTCTGAGCGAACTCCAATCCTCGTAGCAAAGCGGGCAAGCGTATTCCAGCTTCGGCGAAGGAACCTGCAGCGTTGACGAGCGATATAAgtgtttttcttgtttttgttACTTCGTACGTCGTGAAATAATGCGCAAACCTTCGGCACTGTTACTCGCAAAGTCAATAATGACTGGATGGGTGTGATTCTTATAGTTAAATATCATCATGTAACCACCTCTGAAAACAGAGTAATACAGGTTCACAGTTTCAGGTTTagagatataataatgatcAAAGAGATTTAACttgtttttaaatgttaattgaGTTTAAGTTTAGCATTGAAATCTCAAAGTTCCAAATGTGTTTCTAACATTCTCGCATTtttaatgcataaatataaGACACTTCTGATCAAAATAATCTTTCTAATGATGAAATTAACAGActgtgttttttattttatgttcacgttcatattttcttttaaatcgacttagtaatagtaatttgttattaagtttaagctaaattaatatatcaatcTGAACCCCAGTGAGCGTTTCAATTTCGTCGGAACAGCGCGTCAACTTCAACAAATTTTGTATATACTGGCTGTCCGATAATAGAGACACCAACACTCGTAGGTTGATAGAGTGGCTCGAATCAAGTAAAACAGTCCTTTATCATTTTCCAAACAATCTCCCTGCTTGGTAAGGATCAGGTATTTTCTTTTTGGACTGGGTGGATCCAAGGGGCCTGAATTTCTGAATTAGTCTTACCCGCCAAGGCCAGTTTTATGAGGCGCTACTACGCACATGCAGATAGTTGCCGCTACGGCAGCGTCCACTGCATTGCTCGACTTTCTCAATACTTTAGTGCCGATTTGAGAACAATTTGAATAATCCGTAGCAACCGCCCCATGGATACCGTGAAGACTACTCTGAGATGAGAAAAGGAGAATATTATTACTAGcacaattatttatcttcatgaattttcttttttgttctcCCGTCGCTCAATGTATGTACCTGTGGTATATTCTCTGTATAGAGAATTTGCAAAATCAGCATAGCAGTAATGGCAAATGTTAATGCGGCGAAACAGACAGTGATAAATTTCAGTCCGTTGCCACAGTAAACGCACGGCCCATACTTGTGATTCTTCTCTTTCGTTAACGGACATTCCTCCGTGAGACctgaaaacattttcataAGCAGTCTTGTATCCGCTTTCTCCGATATTTCATGCAaagcatatatattatagtaacaAATCCGATGTCTTCAATTTTACTTccaattaaactttaattcttccaattagaatttaaatgtttcaatctatatattgtaatttccAAATATTATCATCAATGATTGCCAAACATTTTACATAACATGCTAAAACACATAGCCCAATTTTTggtaacaaaaattaattttttaaatttatttaaaagaagcataagtaaattatttacaacaaCAAATCACTATTTTGAGTCAACTTGAAATGACTTGTAAAATTTGCGTTATTACAAATGCTATAAACAAGTTGCGTACATTGTTACGGAAACAATACAGATTTTCACGTAAAATACTTTTGCAATATGTAGGACAACGCAAGAGCAGCAGTGTTTATATATTTCCCGTTAAACTTACGTGTACTATAACTCATTTTGAGACTTCGCTGCTTTGCAACAATCACACAATATCAGAACctgtttttcatttaaaaataaccgTGGCAACCGGGGTAGAAACACAAAATTGCAATTGTGCCTGATGCGCCAATAacgaaaaaaaatcaataaaataaacaaactgaaagaaaagagggagagagaaatgagGGAAATTGGAAGACtccatgaattttattatagcgCCATTTGAAGGAAGCGACTGCTGAGAGGAACTAaaacaacaataacaatatggcggcgcgcgcggcgggctttttcaaatatcttcttcTCGAAATACCcctaaaataaacataaaaaaaaagaaaaaaaactaaaGTAAATGTGAAATTGTAACCTGATGCTTCGCGACGATATGACGAGAGGAAACTCTATGAGGTTTTTTACGTAGTGTCGAATATATTCCTCAAAAAGTCGCTCGAGGCATCGTCTTCCCAGTAGTCGATGTACTCCTCTCTGCGTTTCCGCACGTGCGACGCGTCGAAATTACAGTCTGTCAGCTCCATCGGACTGATCTGGGCACTTGGCCTCATGCCGTAATAATTCTCCAGAAATTCCAACACGGACGGTCTGCTTTGTAAGTTGTTGAACGCAATCCGATCTTTCTTCGGGAGAACTTTCTCCAGCATGAACACTAGGTGATGATGGAAACACTGGAATTCAGTCGGTGTGGCCGACGTGATGTCCAACCAATCTTGGACGCAAGCCAGCGGAGTGACGGACTCGCCCGAGAACAACGCCGGATTAGTCAGGATACCTCTGGCTGCCATCACTCCCTCACAGCCGGATTCTCTGTACAAGTACTCCGCACTGTCCAAGCTCTTCACGTCACCGTTCGCGACGAGCGGCAACCGCACGTGACCTCGCAGCAGCTTGAGATTGTCCAGATCGATCGGCTCGTTACGCATCTCCGGAGTTCTTGCGTGGATCGTTAAGAACGAAACACCAACTTTCTCCAGAGTCTGGCACAACGCTACCGTCTGGCGTATGTCTTGCAGTAGTCGTATCTTTACGGAGACAGTGAACGGTCTAGGTATGTGATTTCGGACTTGCTGCACCAGGTCGCTCACCAGCTCCGGTTTCCTCAGCAAGTCAGCACCGTATCCATCCTTCATGGCCCAGCGTTGCGGACAGCCGCAATTTAAATCCACCCCATTACAGtatctaataaaaaaagtcaGTACGGTAATCACAAAAATGAACtactttgcaaaattaatgcaattatgCAGGGATACATCTGTCGAGGTAGCTGTTAAGTAATTTGTTGGCTAATTAACGACTGTAGCGGATAACTGGGTATCAATACGCCATTCAGTATGTTCACATcagttaaaaaattgtaacgtGCAAGGggataattttctataattaattatctagcATTAACTGTCACAAAAGCAGAGTTGGATTAAGGAGGGCTAAGAAGGGCTATTGTATAAACTTATGTACAACTATAAACCATTACAACAATCGCAACTATGAACTTACGGTGCAACTAGGTCTGCAGCTCCAACGAAGTCGTCTACGGTTTTAGCTGCGAATTGGACAACCAAGGGTCTATCCTGTCCATGCGTGGTGAATTCGTTTTGTCTGGCCTTTGAAGATCGTACAAACGAGTCTGCCATGATCATGGGAGTAAAGCATATATCACACCCATAACGCCTCACAAGCGTCCTGAATTGCAATCTGACACAACGACAAGAATGGAAACATAATAAAGTAATggaattaattgtaatatgtaTGAGTTGTACTATTAGTTGGTGCAATCAATATAactaattgtattaattaatgcagTAACATAAGGTAACttgataaaattgttaaaaccATGTTACTTCCACTCACTTGCTGTATCTAACCATCGGTGCACAGATTTTTACCATCCTCCGCTCTTTCAATATCGCAACTATATCGGTGGTCACTtccatattttatgtttaatgtaGAATTGATAATGCTTATGATTTATCAGAAATAGAATtctttgattattaatattaatatatattattttaatttataattaatctatttaataatatattaatattattttatttcgtaataattatttcttgaataCATATCGGTTTATTGTGTAAGTCTTTAAGTTAACCTAAAAGTTAACCTTTTTTTAGAAATAGTTCAATTTAGAAAATGCCGAGTTCATGTAAGTAAACGTAAGGCTAAAAGAGAcaataatagaattattagATATGAGAAACTTCATTGCGTTGCATT encodes the following:
- the LOC105283342 gene encoding glutathione hydrolase 7 isoform X1, whose amino-acid sequence is MSYSTRLTEECPLTKEKNHKYGPCVYCGNGLKFITVCFAALTFAITAMLILQILYTENIPQSSLHGIHGAVATDYSNCSQIGTKVLRKSSNAVDAAVAATICMCVVAPHKTGLGGGGYMMIFNYKNHTHPVIIDFASNSAEGSFAEAGIRLPALLRGLEFAQKTYGSLPWRDAVQPSAKLAREGFVVSKDLADEISRSTNHGTLYGSPNPGDTLQLHELASTLDVVAAFGAEVLYNGTLSHKVMHDDILHEGLLEQLANYKPAVTIAESSTLHRHTVYYPSHAPFMQAVLEALESLPVYVGNASTIESQVLAAQALMHLYLPSSQNVQHVGREMYTGVMAVDWQDTYVSVLSGLNSPLGLGNMTETGFLLDDIDSNGLSAFIPVVFHHEVGMCGLRGVLGSNDAFLNGQILYNLIARSLNVSAAIECPRYYFVSDGIVAENNQRHSMEATLRARLRPMISSLSIDDNLLTRSINAIVKKTDSLSSHSDSRGNGIASRF
- the LOC105283342 gene encoding glutathione hydrolase 7 isoform X2; amino-acid sequence: MEVTTDIVAILKERRMVKICAPMVRYSKLQFRTLVRRYGCDICFTPMIMADSFVRSSKARQNEFTTHGQDRPLVVQFAAKTVDDFVGAADLVAPYCNGVDLNCGCPQRWAMKDGYGADLLRKPELVSDLVQQVRNHIPRPFTVSVKIRLLQDIRQTVALCQTLEKVGVSFLTIHARTPEMRNEPIDLDNLKLLRGHVRLPLVANGDVKSLDSAEYLYRESGCEGVMAARGILTNPALFSGESVTPLACVQDWLDITSATPTEFQCFHHHLVFMLEKYGPCVYCGNGLKFITVCFAALTFAITAMLILQILYTENIPQSSLHGIHGAVATDYSNCSQIGTKVLRKSSNAVDAAVAATICMCVVAPHKTGLGGGGYMMIFNYKNHTHPVIIDFASNSAEGSFAEAGIRLPALLRGLEFAQKTYGSLPWRDAVQPSAKLAREGFVVSKDLADEISRSTNHGTLYGSPNPGDTLQLHELASTLDVVAAFGAEVLYNGTLSHKVMHDDILHEGLLEQLANYKPAVTIAESSTLHRHTVYYPSHAPFMQAVLEALESLPVYVGNASTIESQVLAAQALMHLYLPSSQNVQHVGREMYTGVMAVDWQDTYVSVLSGLNSPLGLGNMTETGFLLDDIDSNGLSAFIPVVFHHEVGMCGLRGVLGSNDAFLNGQILYNLIARSLNVSAAIECPRYYFVSDGIVAENNQRHSMEATLRARLRPMISSLSIDDNLLTRSINAIVKKTDSLSSHSDSRGNGIASRF